DNA from Aggregatimonas sangjinii:
AAATGTCACGATTTACAAAAACGATGGCTCTGAAGTATTTCAATATGATTTACAAGGCGATTTTTGGAAAAGCCTGCAGAAGGTCGAACTTTCAGACCGTGAAAAAGAAATTTTACAACACTCCATTCAAGGATATTCCATTAACGAGATTGCCGAACAACTTTTTATTTCTCCCGACACCGTAAAATTCCATAGAAAAAAACTATTTGAGAAATTGGATGTAGCGAATATTAGCGAGGCGATTTCCCATGCCACGGCCAATAAGTTGATATAGTCCAATATCGGTTTCTGTTTGATGCTGGAATAGGGCAGCGGTATCGATAATACAAATGTGAACACTCGGGCCCGATGCCCTCCCAGTAAACGAAATTGGGCGTAAAGAAGTTGACTTTTCTAGCGATATAAATGGGGGCCGACTGAGGGCAAATCACAGACCTTTTTGAAAGTATTTTACCCTCACCTTGAGAAACCGGATTTCTATACGCGAAACATGATGGGGCTTATTTTGATGAAATTTCAATAAAACACTGAGAGCCTTTCAACCAGAATGGTGACGACAAGTGTCAAGTTCATAGATCAATTTAATCGCCAATGCCTCAAATGACCAAATTGCCGATTATCCGGTGTTTTGCTGATCTCTGCATCCGGTATTGGTTCAGGCTTGGAAGTTTGAAGCAATTGGTAAAACTATTGCTGAAGGTCTTTAACCGATAGATTACCTATTTTTCAAAACTTTCGCCAAGAGCAATCCACTTCTCTTTATACTTTCTAAAGAATATGGAACCGAGGCCTCCTACGATTGCGGTAGCGACCCCAACAAGCATATAAAATATAACCGTAATATCATGTCCAAAATCAAAGAAAAATGGTAGTCGGGTTAATATTTCGGCAAAAAAAGCACAGTACAGACCGATAACACTCCAATACATAAAACTTAAATGAAGCCCCATGTAGTTGTTCGGCCTTTTTAAAAGTATAGGAACGATTCCTGCCAAAAGGGTTAGGCTACTGATCACGGCGAACCAGTGGAGAATGCCAAAACTGCCATGCAAACGGTATATCATAAAAGCAGTTACCAAAAGTATGCTCATCGTCACGGAATATACATAGCCTATTTTCTTATGAAGATTGGTGCCTTTGGGATTTCTCAACACCAATGATCCCGAGAGTAGCGCAACAATTGAAGCGGATAAGTGTACGATTCCGACGGTGGTAAATAACATGACGTTCTTATTTGTGGATTAAAATTAGCGATGGCCAGTGATGGTTAACAGAACTACATACCGAATTGTCATATTTGAATACTGAAATGTGAAGGAGAACCTATTAAAATTTCGTAGAATCACTTTAAACGGAATAATTGCGGGTTTACGCTTAAAAGGTTTTGCTTTTGCTGAATATCAATTTGTTTTCTCGAGCTACAAGTACTCATTTCAACTTAATGTCCTTTCACGATTTTAACTATCTTAGACGCATGCTCTCCAAAAAAACGAAATATGGCTTAAAGGCATTGACTTTTCTAGCTGCCCAAAAAGGTAAAAGTCCGGTACAAATAGCCGAGATCGCCAAGCAAGAGAATATCTCACAGAAATTCTTGGAAAGTATTTTACTGTCCCTCCGAAAAACCGGGATTCTAGGCTCTAAAAAGGGAAAGGGTGGAGGATACTATCTGATCAAGGACCCTAATGAAATTATGATGACCGACGTGATGCGCATACTTGAAGGACCCATAGCCATGGTATCCTGTGTAAGTCTTAACTTTTATGAAAAATGTGAGGACTGTCCCGATGAAGCCGCTTGTTCGGTACATCAACTCATGTTGATGGTACGGGATAGTGCGTTGGAAGTGTACCGCAACAATACCCTTGCTGATTTGATCAAATAATCCTTCCGATTTCCATTTTTTCCTTGAATTATCCGTAAAATCCCTCGGCGATTATTAATAATCTACTAAATCTATAGGATAAAAGTAATAATTGATGATTTTATCCGTCATTAGTATATAAAATATAGTAGTTTTGATTATCCTATTAAATCCATAGGATAATAGATTTTAAGACGATAATATGATTTTAGACCAGGTATTACAGCGGAAGGAAGCATCGAAAAAGCGATTTTCCGAAGATCGCAGTTCCGAGAAACCGATTCGAAGCGTTGCCAAGGCGGTAAGCTGGAGGGTCATCGGCACCATGGATACTTTGGTCATATCTTTTATCCTGACTGGGGAAGTAGTTTTAGCGGCCTCGATTGCCTCTATCGACTTCGTAACTAAAATGTTCCTCTACTTTTTTCATGAACGTATTTGGAACAAAATCAGTTGGGGAAAATAAACAGTAGACCTATGGCATTTACAGCACATCAAATCGAAAAGCTTAATACCCATTTTAGGGGCATACCACCCGTGGAAATTATTTCATGGGCTATTTTGAACGCCAAAAATCCGATAGCAACCACAAATTTCAGGCCCTACGAAGTAGCGATTTTAAGTGCCATTGTCGAGGTGAAGGAGGATATTCCCATAATCTGGTGCGATACCGGTTACAATACGCCGAATACCTATAAGCACGCCGAAGAACTGATTGCACAACTTAATTTGAATATCGATTTGTATGTGCCAAAACAGACTACTTCGCACCGTGATGCGGTTATGGGTATCCCGAATGTTGAAGACCCAAGGCATGCAGAATTTACCGAACAGGTAAAATTGGAGCCGTTTAGAAGGGCAATGGCCGCGCACAGACCCGATGTTTGGTTTACCAATCTTCGAAAAGGTCAAACGGCCCATCGCAATAGCTTGGATATTTTAAGCCTGAGCAAAGACGGTGTATTGAAGGTTAGTCCCTTTTACCACTGGAGCGATACCGAATTGGATGCGTACCTGTCGAAAAGAGCGTTACCCAATGAGCACCATTATTTTGATCCAACGAAAGTATTGGAAAATCGCGAGTGCGGATTGCATACTTAAAAAGACAGTAGACCGCTGCGCTCCTAGAAGCGAGAGCCAAGACTAAAAACGTCAAGATTTGGAGACTGTTTTGAAATATGTCGTTAGCATTATTATGGCCTATTTTAGATGCAGTATGAGGCAAAATTTTTTAGCATAGCAGCGCTACGGTTGAAAATTTTAACGAAATAATGCGCAGAAAGAGGCTGTAAAAAAATAACCGAGATATTTCAAAACAGGCTCTTAGAATTATTAGAAACAAAAGAGGCTGAGAAAACAATTTAAAACCAGCGTAAAACAAAATTAAGAGTCCGTACGAAATGCGTTTGTTTCCCTTTAAACATAGCATACGGGCCGCCGATCAAAATAGCTGAATTCTGCAATAAAAAAATACCATGAACAACGATACCTCGCATATTAATCCTTTGGAAAACGAAGCCATTTATATCTTTCGGGAAGTGGCGGCGCAATTCGAAAAGCCGGTGTTGCTTTTTTCGGGAGGAAAAGATTCGATTACCCTAGTGCGTTTGGCGCAAAAAGCTTTTTGGCCGGCGAAGATTCCGTTTCCCTTAATGCATATCGATACTGGGCACAATTTTCCGGAAACGATAGCCTTCCGGGACAGATTGGTCGAAGAATTGGGATTAGAGCTCATTGTTCGCAATGTGCAGGATTCCATTGATCAAGGAAAGGTAAAGGAGGAATCGGGAAAATATTCCAGTCGAAACTCCCTGCAAACTACAACGCTTTTAGATGCCATCGAAGAATTCAAGTTTGATGCCTGTATCGGTGGCGCCCGTAGGGATGAAGAAAAAGCAAGGGCCAAGGAACGTATTTTTTCCGTTCGCGATGACTTTGGGCAATGGGACGAGAAAAGTCAACGCCCCGAATTGTTCGATATGTTGAACGGTCAAATCGAATTGGGACAAAATGTACGTGTTTTTCCGATTTCCAATTGGACGGAACTGGACGTTTGGTCCTACATCGAAAAGGAAAAAATCGAGATTCCATCCATTTATTTTGCGCACAAACGCAAGGTGTTTTTAAGGGACGGTCTGATCTGGTCTCATTCCGATTATGTTTTCCAGGAAGAGGATGAAGAAGTTCTGGAGCGAATGGTACGGTTTAGAACGGTAGGCGATATGAGCTGTACGGCGGCGGTATTTTCGGAAGCGCGGGATATCGAATCGGTAGTACAGGAGATACGCGACTCGACCATCTCGGAACGAGGTGCCCGTATCGACGACAAACGTTCCGAAGCGGCCATGGAAAAACGAAAGCAACAAGGATACTTTTAAAGTTGGCGGTAATCAGAGGCAGTAGGCAGTTTATCTATCAGCGATTGCAACTATATTTTGCATAAGAAAAACATGAAAATGGATATCGATATTAGTTTGAAAAGGGAGGATAAATTAACTCCTTCCCCTGTGGGGAAGGCCGGGATGGGGCTTCTAAAAATAGCAACGGCAGGAAGCGTAGACGATGGCAAAAGCACTTTGATCGGTCGCTTGTTGTACGATACGAAATCGCTGACCACCGATAAATTGGAGGCCATCGAGAAAACAAGCAAGCAAAAAGGATATGATTATCTTGATTTTTCCTTGGCAACCGATGGTTTGGTGGCGGAACGGGAGCAGGGCATCACAATTGACGTTGCGCACATCTACTTTTCTACGGGAACCAAGAGTTATGTCATCGCCGATACCCCGGGTCATGTCGAATATACCCGGAACATGGTTACCGGTGCCTCTACCTCCCAAGCGGCCATTATTCTGATCGATGCCCGAAAGGGTGTAATCGAGCAGACCAACAGGCACTTTTTCATTAATAACCTATTACGCGTCAAAGAGGTAATCGTGGCCGTCAATAAAATGGACTTGGTCGATTTCTCGGAAGCCATCTATAATGCCATCAAGGCCAATTTTGAAAAATTGATGGACAAACGCGATTACGGAGACCAAAAAATCACCTTCGTGCCGGTAAGCGCTTTGAAAGGCGACAATGTAGTGCATAGCTCTAAAAATATGCCCTGGTATACCGGAGAAACCGTCTTGGAGCATTTGGAGGGGCTCGATATGGCAGCCGTGTCGAACGTGGGCACGCCGCGATTCCCCGTACAGTACGTGGTGCGTCCGAAAACCGAAGAGTTTCACGACTTCAGGGGATTTGCCGGGAAGGTCTACGGTGGGGAACTGAATGTTGGAGACGAAGTCGTCGCTTTGCCATCGCATACCAGATCTAAAATCAAGGACATCTATTTCTACGATAAGAAGTACCAAACGGCCTCGAGACGTTCTTCGGTAACCATTACCTTGGAAGATGAGATCAATGTAAGTAGGGGTGATATGTTAGTGAAAGTAGACGACCTGCCTACTGTCGAAAAACAATTTACAGCCACCGTTTCGTGGATGGATTCCCAACAATTGACCGCCGGGAACAAATATGTGGTACAGCACGGCGTCAATAAGGTGTTGGCCAAAGTTGAGGCCATTCACCATAAAATCAATCCCGACTATTCGGGAATAGATGAAAACGTAAGTGCCTTGGGCATGAACGATATCGCCCAAGTCAGTTTCAAGCTGAACAAACCCATATTTTACGACAAGTTTAAAGAGCACCGTACCAACGGCTCATTTATACTGATCGACCCCCAGTCGAACAACACTGTGGGTGCCGGTTTTATAGGCTAAGGAGCGTCTTCGGAGTTGTCCTTGAGGTGTAGAGAGGTGTTTACAGGATAAAACAAGTCGAATTATATAGTATAGTAATCCTATAGGAAATACAGATTTATTAAATTGATGTCTAGACTCTTTGTTCTAGCATCTTGACTCTTAGAAAGAATGCAAAGTTTTAGAACAGAAATAGAGAATCCCATAGTCGAGAAGGATATTTTGGAACTCGAAGCCAAGATACACCAGTTCAAGGAAGGGAAATTGGACGAAGAGAAATTCCGTAGTCTACGGTTGGCACGCGGCGTTTATGGCCAGCGACAACAGGGGGTTCAAATGATACGAATCAAACTTCCCTATGGGAAAGTAACAGCAGCCCAACTCAAAGGGATTTGCGATGTATCCGACGAATACTCTACAGGGCGTTTGCACATTACTACACGACAGGACATCCAAATACACTATGTCGATTTAGATCGTACCCCGGAACTGTGGGCACAGCTCGAAAAGGATGAGGTTACCCTTCGTGAAGCATGCGGCAATACGGTTAGAAATGTCACGGCAAGTGAAACGGCAGGTATCGATGTTGACGAACCTTTTGATGTTTCTCCTTACGCCGAAGCGCTCTTCAAATATTTTTTGAGGAATCCGATCAGCCAGGAAATGGGGCGAAAGTTCAAGGTTTCTTTTTCCGCGAGCGATGCCGATACGGGCCTGTCCTACATGCACGACCTCGGCTTTATCGCAAAAATTAAGGATGGCGTAAGAGGATTCAAGGTCATGCTCGGCGGGGGATTAGGTTCGCAGCCAAGGCATGCCGATGTACTATTCGAATTTTTGGCTTCCGATAAGATCATTCCTTTAATGGATGGCGTTGTTCGGGTATTCGACCGGTATGGGGAGCGAAAGAGTAGGGCAAAGGCACGGATGAAGTTCCTGCTGAAAGATGTGGGCCTTGAAGGCTTTAAAAAACTGTTGGCTGAAGAAGAAAAAGCGGTTCCCCATAAAACGATTACGATTGATGCCTTGGCGTATCCAAAGGTACAGGTCGCTCAGGCACCCGCCCCTCAAGTGAAAATCGAAGACCATGATGCTTTTGAAAAATGGAAAGCCACCAACTTGGTTCCGCAGAAGCAAGATGGGTTTGTAGCTATCGGAATCAAAGTGCTATTAGGGGATTTTTATACGGATAAAGCTAGATTACTAGCCGATTTGGTCGAAAATCATGCCGCAGGCGAGATTCGTTTGTCCCTGAGACAAAATATTTTGATTCCTTATGTAAGGCAGGAATTGGTTCCCTTCTTTTACTCCGAACTGAAGAAACTAGGTTTTGTGGAAGTGGGGTATAACAAAGCGTTGGACATTACCGCCTGCCCCGGTACCGACACCTGTAATCTGGGTATTGCCAGTAGCACGGGAATCGCGGAGGAATTGGAGCGTATTATCAAAACGGAATACCCGGAATATATCAGCAATCCCGATGTGGTCATTAAGATCAGTGGCTGCATGAATGCCTGTGGTCAGCATAACATGGCTAATATCGGCTTTCAGGGTATGAGTGTTCGGACGAAGGACAAATTGGTGGCTCCGGCATTGCAAGTCTTACTCGGTGGAGGCAATGATGGCAACGGAAATGGCCGTTTCGCCGACAAGGTGGTCAAAGTACCCAGTAAAAGAGGGCCGGAAGCCTTGCGTTTGATTTTAGACGATTTTGATGCGCATGGTAATGGACTTGCTTTCGCAGATTACTACGCGGAAAAGGGCGAACATTATTTCTACGATTTTTTAAAACCTTTGACCGACGTCGACAATCTAACCCCTGAAGATTTTATCGATTGGGGAAATACCGAAAAATATAAAAAAGAGATCGGTATCGGGGAATGCGCCGGGGTGGTCATCGACCTGATTGCCACCTTGCTGTTCGAAAGTGAGGAGAAAATACAGCTTGCGGAAGAAATGTCGACCGAGGGAAAATGGGCGGCGAGTATTTACCATTCCTATGCCTCGATGGTCAATTCGGCCAAGGCGTTGTTGACGGCCGAAAAGACCAAGACGAATACCCATGCAAGCATTATCAAGGATTTCGATGAAAAATTTATTGCCTCGGGGAGAATTTCTCTAACAGGAACCTTCGACGATCTGGTACTGCAATTGAATAAAAATGAGCCTACGGAGAAATTTGCAAAAAGCTATTTAAACGACGCGAAAGTATTTTTGAAATCCGCTGAAACGTTTAGAAAGCAAGAACTGGTTGAAGTATGAAAGTAAAGACAGAAAAAAAGGCTTTCCCCCTTTTCGGGAATGGGAAGGGCGTTGCCAAATTAACGGTAGTAGGTGCAGGCCCAGGCGATGTAGAATTGATAACCCTCAAGGCCATCAAAGCGTTGCAAGTGGCCGATGTGGTGCTGTACGATGCTTTGGTCGATACCGAACTGTTGTGCTATGCCCCTCAGGCGGAACATATTTTTGTAGGGAAACGCAGGGGATGCTATTCCTACCAACAAGAACAAATCAATGAACTTATCGTGCAACGGGCAAAGGAAAAGGGTCATGTGGTGCGCTTAAAAGGAGGGGATCCTTTCGTTTTCGGTAGGGGTGCCGAAGAAATGGAATATGCAGCGACCCAAGGAGTACAGGTTGCCATGGTTCCCGGTATATCCTCATGCCTTTCGGTTCCCGCTGCCCAGCAGATACCCGTAACCAAGCGCGGTGCTACGGAAAGTTTTTGGGTCATCACGGGAACTACCAAAGAGCATAAACTATCGGATGATGTACAGCTGGCAGCCAAATCAAATGCAACGGTAGTTATTCTCATGGGGATGTCGAAATTACCGGAAATCGTCCAGCTCTTTCAAAAAGAGGGCAAATCGAACTCGCCTATTGCGGTTATTCAAAATGGTACTAGGGCGGATGAAAAAGTAGGCGTAGGAACCATGGCGTCGATAGAAAGGGAAGTTGAGCAAAAGCAGTTGACCAATCCAGCGATTATTATTATTGGAGAAGTTGTTCGCCACCGCGAAAAGCTAATGCTAATTCAGAAGGAATATGAAGCGGTTGAAGGCTTTTGTGACGGACTCGCAGGCGAGGGCCAAAACGCAAACGAGGTCAGCGTTGCTTCTTAATAGATAGCAAGAAGAGATTCCCGCATGCGCTGGAATGACGATAAATAGAATTCACTATGGAACGAAACAACTTATATCCCATCTTTCTCAAAACGGGAAGTCTGCACATATTGATTGTCGGCGGGGGTAACGTTGCCGAGGAAAAATTGACCTTTCTAACGAAATCGAGTCCGGATGCAAAAGTTACCATGGTTTCGCCAATGTTTCGCAAAGCCACAAGAGAATTGGCGCTTAAGTTTGATGTAGAACTGATTACCGATGTCTATCACGCCAAGTATTTGATGGGAAAACATATGGTGGTGGCTACTACGGATAAGCCTGAGGTAAATGTGCAGGTGTACAACGATTGTCGCGCTTTGGATAAATTGGTGAATGTAGCCGATAATCCACCCTATTGCGATTTTTATATGGGCGGCATCGTGACCAAAGGCAACGTAAAAATCGCGATTTCCACTAATGGGAAATCCCCGACCACGGCAAAACGCCTACGTCAATTTTTCGAGGAAGTCATTCCCGAAGATATCAGCCAAATGGTTCAAAATCTGAACGAGTATCGGAAAACGATAAAGGGCGATTTTGAGCAAAAAGTGGACAAAATGAACGAAATAACACAAAAATTGGTCGAAAAAGTGTAAAAAGAGAGTGAAAACAGCGTGTCACCCTGAGCGCCCACCTTCCGACGTCTTGTACGGAGGAAAGGCAGACGAAGGTTTAGGAACGCCAACTATTGCATTTGAATTAAAGCTTGCCCAAGAATGACAACGATTACCCCATTGAAAGGGGTGTAATTTAACAAGCAGAATAGATAAAAAAGTACCTAATAAAAACAGATTTCCACCTTTATCGAGACAAGTACAGTACAAGCGCGGGAATAAAAACAAATTTTCATGATACAAACAGACATCTTAATCATAGGCGCAGGCCCAACAGGATTATTCACGGTTTTTGAAGCGGGGCTCTTAAAGCTGAAATGTCATTTAATCGATGCCCTACCACAGCCGGGCGGACAGTGTTCTGAAATCTATCCGAAGAAACCGATATATGATATTCCGGCATTTCCCGAAATATTGGCGGGTGACCTGGTCGATAACCTGATGCAACAAATCAAACCTTTCGAACCAGGATTTACCATGGGCGAGCGAGCGGAAACTTTGGATAAGCAAGATGACGGCTCCTATATCGTTACAACGAACAAAGGCACCAAGCATCAGGCACCCGTAGTGGTCATCGCTGGGGGACTAGGTTCTTTTGAGCCTAGAAAACCGCCTATCGAAAATATTCTGGATTTTGAGGATAAAGGCGTGGCGTATATGATAAAAGACCCGGAAGTCCATCGGGATAAAAAGGTGGTCATCGCGGGAGGTGGAGACTCCGCTCTCGATTGGGCGATTTTCCTAGCTGATGTGGCTGCCGAGGTTTCTTTGGTACACCGAAGAAATGAATTCCGTGGTGCTTTGGATTCTGTGGAAAAAGCATCGGAACTGGCCAAGTTGGGGAAAATAAAACTGTTTACCGAGGCCGAAGTCCGAAAGCTGTATGGCGACGAACATTTAGAAGCCGTGGTCATCAAGTACAACGACTCCGCAAAGGGCGAAACCTATTTGGAAGTAGACAACTTTATTCCCTTGTTCGGTCTTTCCCCAAAATTGGGTCCGATCGGGGACTGGGGCCTCGATATCGCCAAAAACGCGATAAAGGTCAACAACGCCAAGGATTACCAAACGAATATTCCCGGTGTTTTTGCGATTGGCGATGTCAATACCTATGAAGGAAAATTAAAGCTGATCCTTTCCGGTTTTCACGAGGCCGCCGTCATGTGCCAATACGCCTACCAAATCATCAACCCAGGAAAACGATATGTCATGAAATATACCACTGTAGGTGGTGTGGAAGGTTTTGATGGCACTAAAAAAGAAGCAAAAAAAGAAGTGGTTCAAAGTATTGCTTAACCTATTACATTTCGGATTAGCTCGAAACCTCTGAGCCATTCTGTGGCAAGGAGGTTTTTTTTAACAATGCGTTTAGAGTTTGAATGGTAGATTGACGTATTTGATATGGGATGTTCCATATATTTTAAGAAAAAAAGAGAAACTCAAGACGAGTTCATTGTTAGCGACAGTATTATTTTCTTCCATATAGGGCTGTTAACGTTCCATTTAGACTAAACGGAACTACTGAAGTATGGGATTCATTTCTATATATTCTCCAATCCATATCAACATTTTCATAATTCCTCTTTTTAAGAGTTAAACTAAACTTGATCATATTCGATACCAGTTCCGGACTTTCATTTTCCCCTGTTGAAATAAATACTTTGGTTGGTGAGATATCCCAAGGGTCGTTATTCGTAAACTTAGCGATAGATGGTTCCAAGAATATTTCGTCATTCAGCTGAAATGAAGGACTGTTTATTCCAAATCGGGTAAAGTAGTTGTCAGAATTCAAGAAACAGTATGCTGTGAAAAGACCGCCAAGTGAATGACCCGAAATTCCTCTGTCAGTATTTGTTTTATAGTGTTTATCGATAAATGGTATGATTTCCTTTTGGACACACTCTAAAAACTTGCTTGCTCCACCTGTTTTTAGAGTTCCTTTTTGAACTCCAAATTTCTTTTCAAATTTTCTATCGCTTATTGTATCTGAATAAGGAGTGTAATCATTAAATCTGTTTATTCTGGATGCTATACCATTTGCTTTGTGACTAATACCGACTAGAATCACATCTTGGATTTTTTTAAATTCAATATGCTCCGCATTGAAATATCGATGAGTGCTTTTGCCATCCAAAACGTATAACACAGGATAAGTTATCGTGTCATTTATCGTATAATTTTCTGGAAAGGACATATGTATGAGATAGTCCCTTTCAGTTATTTTAGAACTGATAATGTGGTCGGGTTCATTTTGTATTCTTTCTTTTGGCGCTAATTTCTGGCCAAATAAAGGATGGTACAAAATTAATATTGAAAATGTTGTCAATAGTAGTTTTGGTATTTTCGGAAGTTTCATCTGTTCGATTCAGGGTTGGTGTCGGTTTTCTTTGAAGCACATTGTTATTCTTACGCAACAAGAAATGAGCCTTAGTATGGGCGGTTTTGGGGAAATACCATATTCGAATTGGCTAATTTCTCTTTTATAAGTTCTTAAAAATAGGGATTAAAATCGTGAGATGGTTTCAAGCTGTCCGCTAAGAAAACAACATTGACTGTGTTACGCTCCTTCCACCTGGGCAAGGTGGGTCAAAATATTGAAGTCTTCCCGCATGCCCCAGCAATTTACATCCTATCGGGCACTGCTCCGTTCACAAAATTGTACATACATCGGTCACCATCTCGCCGTCACCCATGCCGCTTGCGCTTGTTCGGAAAGAAAGGTCCATGCTACGATTCTACTTTGCTTATTGCCCGTGCCCATGGGTATGGTTTTGATTTGCTTCGCTTCAACTTTTTCCAACAACTTATAAATTCCTTTCAGGTGCGATTTTTTGGAGACCAAGGTGGTGAACCAAAAGCAGTTCTTGGCGTACTTTCGACTTTCCCATATCATATTTTGTATAAATTTCAATTCCCCGCCCTCGTAGATCAGTTCGGAAAATAATCCTGAAAAGTTGAGTTGAGGAATGTTCGTTTTTTTACCCGACAAATTCTTTATTTTTCGTTTA
Protein-coding regions in this window:
- a CDS encoding alpha/beta hydrolase, whose product is MKLPKIPKLLLTTFSILILYHPLFGQKLAPKERIQNEPDHIISSKITERDYLIHMSFPENYTINDTITYPVLYVLDGKSTHRYFNAEHIEFKKIQDVILVGISHKANGIASRINRFNDYTPYSDTISDRKFEKKFGVQKGTLKTGGASKFLECVQKEIIPFIDKHYKTNTDRGISGHSLGGLFTAYCFLNSDNYFTRFGINSPSFQLNDEIFLEPSIAKFTNNDPWDISPTKVFISTGENESPELVSNMIKFSLTLKKRNYENVDMDWRIYRNESHTSVVPFSLNGTLTALYGRK